From one Cereibacter sphaeroides 2.4.1 genomic stretch:
- a CDS encoding autoinducer 2 ABC transporter substrate-binding protein: MKIMLTSAALALSVLAAPAVAQDIVDVSKVNKDLIATKDGKEYSIATVVKVDGIAWFDRMRDGITQFQKDTGHDVWMVGPSQADAAAQVQLIENLIAQGVDAICVVPFSVEAVEPVLKKARDRGIVVITHEASNIQNTDFDLEAFDNLAYGANLMKELAKSMGEKGKYVATVGSLTSKSQMEWIDGAVAYQKEHYPEMSLVGDRLETADDAAIDYTKLKEAMTTYPDITGILGAPMPTSAGAGRLIAESGLKDKVFFAGTGLPSVAGEYLQNGDIQYIQFWDPAVAGYAMNMLAVAALEGKKDEIKPGLNLGLAGYEELTAPDAANPHLLYGAGWVGVTKDNMADYDF; this comes from the coding sequence ATGAAGATCATGCTGACGTCAGCGGCGCTGGCGCTGTCGGTTCTGGCGGCCCCCGCCGTGGCTCAGGACATCGTCGACGTGTCCAAGGTCAACAAGGACCTGATCGCGACGAAGGACGGCAAGGAATATTCCATCGCCACCGTCGTGAAGGTGGACGGCATCGCCTGGTTCGACCGGATGCGCGACGGGATCACCCAGTTCCAGAAGGACACCGGCCACGACGTCTGGATGGTGGGCCCGAGCCAGGCCGACGCGGCGGCGCAGGTGCAGCTGATCGAGAACCTGATCGCGCAGGGCGTGGATGCGATCTGCGTGGTGCCCTTCTCGGTCGAGGCGGTGGAGCCCGTGCTGAAGAAGGCGCGCGACCGGGGCATCGTGGTCATCACCCACGAGGCGTCGAACATCCAGAACACCGACTTCGACCTCGAGGCCTTCGACAACCTCGCCTATGGCGCGAACCTGATGAAGGAACTCGCCAAATCCATGGGCGAGAAGGGCAAATACGTCGCCACCGTCGGCTCGCTCACCTCGAAGAGCCAGATGGAATGGATCGACGGCGCGGTGGCCTACCAGAAGGAGCATTACCCCGAGATGAGCCTCGTGGGCGACCGTCTGGAGACCGCCGACGACGCGGCCATCGACTATACCAAGCTCAAGGAAGCGATGACCACCTATCCCGACATCACGGGGATCCTCGGCGCGCCGATGCCGACCTCGGCCGGGGCCGGTCGCCTGATCGCCGAGAGCGGGCTGAAGGACAAGGTCTTCTTCGCGGGCACGGGCCTGCCGTCGGTCGCGGGCGAATATCTGCAGAACGGCGACATCCAGTATATCCAGTTCTGGGATCCGGCGGTCGCGGGCTATGCGATGAACATGCTGGCCGTGGCGGCCCTCGAGGGCAAGAAGGACGAGATCAAGCCGGGCCTGAACCTCGGCCTCGCGGGCTACGAGGAGCTGACCGCGCCGGACGCGGCCAACCCGCATCTGCTCTATGGCGCAGGCTGGGTCGGCGTGACCAAGGACAACATGGCCGACTACGACTTCTGA
- a CDS encoding DeoR/GlpR family DNA-binding transcription regulator — MARPSGRAERIAALGELCRAGSIVHIGEAARQIGASEITIRRDLSVGAGGLVCLGGYVMRASEGAEGYSLTAAEASEAGAKEALAVRAAALIEPGDTVFLDCGTTTPYLAARVPQNARVTVVTQALNIAETVARLTGVNLILLAGIYHPETASFSSEEAVAMLGRINITKGFFSAAGVHETEGVTCFHFHEVPVKRAALARSRQPYLVCDGSKWGRLRPATYARLEEFEGWIGAPDRAA; from the coding sequence GTGGCAAGACCATCAGGCAGGGCAGAGCGGATCGCGGCGCTGGGCGAACTGTGCCGGGCGGGCTCGATCGTCCATATCGGCGAGGCGGCGCGCCAGATCGGCGCCTCCGAGATCACCATCCGGCGCGATCTGAGCGTGGGCGCAGGGGGGCTCGTCTGCCTCGGCGGCTATGTTATGCGCGCCTCCGAAGGGGCCGAGGGCTATTCGCTCACCGCGGCCGAAGCCTCCGAGGCGGGCGCCAAGGAGGCGCTCGCGGTGCGGGCGGCGGCGCTGATCGAGCCGGGCGACACGGTCTTTCTCGATTGCGGCACGACCACGCCCTATCTCGCCGCGCGGGTGCCGCAGAATGCGCGGGTGACGGTGGTGACGCAGGCGCTCAACATCGCCGAAACGGTGGCGCGGTTGACAGGTGTCAACCTGATCCTGCTGGCGGGGATCTACCACCCCGAGACGGCGAGCTTCTCCTCCGAGGAGGCGGTGGCGATGCTCGGGCGGATCAACATCACCAAGGGCTTCTTCTCGGCCGCGGGCGTGCATGAGACCGAGGGCGTGACCTGCTTCCACTTCCACGAGGTGCCGGTCAAGCGCGCGGCGCTGGCGCGGTCCCGCCAGCCCTATCTGGTCTGCGACGGCTCGAAATGGGGCCGGCTGCGCCCCGCGACCTATGCGCGGCTCGAGGAATTCGAGGGCTGGATCGGCGCGCCGGACCGGGCGGCCTGA